In the genome of Coregonus clupeaformis isolate EN_2021a chromosome 11, ASM2061545v1, whole genome shotgun sequence, one region contains:
- the zgc:153031 gene encoding zgc:153031 isoform X1: MFADKVQRKPLRLIGAACNNMGIGKDGQLPWDLPTEFKFFLDTTTNVSLPGKLNMMVWGRGCWFSNPDSLFSMLPNVLHVVLSTTLSTLPEHAHFLCQDFDSGIGLALLRPFCDLVDTIWVVGGSQVYQEALMHPWCELIYLTDIMADFDCDVFFPQFDRSIFRKQERFPGVPNDIQEENGVTFKFEVFKREICGAEVI; encoded by the exons ATGTTTGCGGACAAAGTACAGAGGAAACCGCTGCGGCTCATCGGCGCTGCATGCAACAACATGGGAATAGGAAAAGATGGACAATTGCCATGGGATTTACC GACAGAATTCAAATTCTTTTTGGACACTACAACAAATGTCTCCCTACCAG GAAAATTGAACATGATGGTGTGGGGCAGGGGCTGCTGGTTCTCCAACCCAGACAGTCTGTTCTCTATGCTGCCCAATGTCCTCCATGTGGTCCTGAGTACCACCCTGAG CACTCTCCCGGAGCATGCCCACTTCCTGTGTCAAGATTTCGACAGCGGGATCGGCTTAGCCTTGCTGCGACCCTTCTGTGACCTGGTGGACACCATCTGGGTTGTGGGTGGGTCACAGGTCTATCAG GAGGCCCTGATGCATCCCTGGTGTGAACTCATCTACCTCACTGACATCATGGCTGACTTCGACTGTGACGTCTTCTTCCCGCAGTTTGACCGAAGCATTTTTAGAAAACAAGAGAG GTTTCCTGGAGTACCAAATGATATTCAAGAGGAGAATGGGGTTACATTTAAGTTTGAAGTTTTCAAGAGGGAGATCTGTGGAGCTGAGGTGATTTAA
- the zgc:153031 gene encoding zgc:153031 isoform X2, with the protein MGIGKDGQLPWDLPTEFKFFLDTTTNVSLPGKLNMMVWGRGCWFSNPDSLFSMLPNVLHVVLSTTLSTLPEHAHFLCQDFDSGIGLALLRPFCDLVDTIWVVGGSQVYQEALMHPWCELIYLTDIMADFDCDVFFPQFDRSIFRKQERFPGVPNDIQEENGVTFKFEVFKREICGAEVI; encoded by the exons ATGGGAATAGGAAAAGATGGACAATTGCCATGGGATTTACC GACAGAATTCAAATTCTTTTTGGACACTACAACAAATGTCTCCCTACCAG GAAAATTGAACATGATGGTGTGGGGCAGGGGCTGCTGGTTCTCCAACCCAGACAGTCTGTTCTCTATGCTGCCCAATGTCCTCCATGTGGTCCTGAGTACCACCCTGAG CACTCTCCCGGAGCATGCCCACTTCCTGTGTCAAGATTTCGACAGCGGGATCGGCTTAGCCTTGCTGCGACCCTTCTGTGACCTGGTGGACACCATCTGGGTTGTGGGTGGGTCACAGGTCTATCAG GAGGCCCTGATGCATCCCTGGTGTGAACTCATCTACCTCACTGACATCATGGCTGACTTCGACTGTGACGTCTTCTTCCCGCAGTTTGACCGAAGCATTTTTAGAAAACAAGAGAG GTTTCCTGGAGTACCAAATGATATTCAAGAGGAGAATGGGGTTACATTTAAGTTTGAAGTTTTCAAGAGGGAGATCTGTGGAGCTGAGGTGATTTAA